A section of the Thermotoga caldifontis AZM44c09 genome encodes:
- a CDS encoding queuosine precursor transporter: MTERLNEKLITLTSIFIFAIVASNVTASKLVNLGPFIVPVAVICYPVTFAITDIVSEVYGRKIAQRIVWSGFFVSLLLMLYSRIVVVYPPASFFKDNEAFIKVFSSTPRIVVASMIAYVASQTHDVWAFHVWKRLTKGKHLWVRNNFSTIVSQFIDTCLFIVVAFVNTVPGDVLLRMIFSQYIVKFIIALIDTPFVYLGVKLVSGKWVVSEIN; the protein is encoded by the coding sequence ATGACAGAAAGGTTGAATGAGAAACTCATCACGCTCACGAGCATCTTCATATTTGCCATAGTTGCTTCGAACGTGACCGCATCGAAACTGGTCAATCTGGGACCGTTCATCGTTCCTGTGGCCGTGATATGCTATCCTGTGACCTTCGCCATCACCGACATCGTGAGCGAAGTCTACGGCAGGAAAATTGCTCAGAGGATCGTCTGGAGCGGGTTTTTCGTTTCCCTTCTGTTGATGCTCTACAGCAGGATCGTGGTCGTTTATCCACCGGCGAGCTTTTTCAAAGACAACGAAGCCTTCATAAAGGTTTTCTCCTCCACACCGAGGATCGTTGTTGCGAGCATGATCGCCTACGTAGCCTCCCAAACTCACGATGTTTGGGCGTTTCACGTGTGGAAAAGGCTCACGAAGGGAAAGCATTTGTGGGTGAGGAACAATTTCTCCACCATCGTTTCTCAGTTCATCGATACGTGCTTGTTCATCGTGGTGGCGTTTGTCAACACCGTACCCGGTGATGTTCTGCTGCGCATGATATTCTCCCAGTACATCGTCAAGTTCATCATCGCGCTCATAGACACACCTTTCGTCTATCTCGGCGTCAAACTGGTCAGCGGAAAATGGGTGGTGAGTGAAATAAATTGA
- the queF gene encoding preQ(1) synthase — MPKAEGRIFHFEGHEAIRTDFLETIDFDGKDEYIRIETEEFSAVCPFSGLPDIGKVIIEYYPDGGKIVELKSLKYYFVSFRNVGIYQEEATKRIYEDLKKLLNTNRLRVTVIYNIRGGIKVTTQMGGLEGHDRKVE; from the coding sequence ATGCCGAAGGCAGAAGGAAGGATTTTTCACTTCGAAGGGCACGAAGCTATAAGAACGGATTTTCTTGAAACCATCGATTTCGATGGTAAGGATGAATACATCAGGATCGAGACGGAAGAATTCTCCGCCGTCTGCCCGTTCTCCGGGCTGCCCGACATCGGAAAGGTGATCATCGAGTACTATCCGGACGGTGGAAAGATCGTCGAGCTGAAATCGTTGAAGTACTACTTTGTCAGCTTCAGAAACGTCGGAATCTACCAGGAAGAGGCCACGAAAAGAATTTACGAAGATCTCAAGAAACTTCTCAACACCAACAGGCTCAGGGTGACCGTTATTTACAACATCCGCGGTGGTATCAAAGTGACGACACAGATGGGAGGCCTGGAGGGTCATGACAGAAAGGTTGAATGA